Part of the Henckelia pumila isolate YLH828 chromosome 2, ASM3356847v2, whole genome shotgun sequence genome is shown below.
AACTCATGCTGGAAGAGAAATATCACTGCCCCaaggatcaaatccaacatcaGTCCGCCCTTTCTTACACTCAATGTGAACCATTGTGTCTACAAGCCAAAATTCAAGCACGATAGACCTCTAACTAAATTCATCACCTCACAACCgtgatttgatttttaaaatttattaggAGCATATGGTTTAAACAAACCCTAGAACACAATATTTACCAGCGCAAACCCTCATAATGCAATTGCTTTGAGAATTATAAACAGGTTTACACCATTTTCAGTTACATTCATAATTACGAGAAGAAAGGTAATTCATTTCTAATCCAAAAGCTCCAGAAACAACCAATGCAATGAAACCCAATACCAAAATATCAAACTAAACCCTAAATactaacaaaacaaaacaaaattacgGGCAAATCATCAGGCCGCCGAGGCAACAAGAAACGCGAGGAAGAGTTAATCGTGGTATTATTACCGTCTTTGAGAGCCGTGACACATTCGTAGGAGATCTCGAAGCTGAAGGGGGTCAAAAACGACGCCGGATTGTCCAGCACCGCCACGTTCGTGATGTTCACCGCACTCATTGTACCAAAACTGGAGATTCCACGCTAGTCATAACGGCTCGAGCAGCTCAAATACGAATTTGACGGAACCGCAGGGAACGAAAACTTCATGGAAGAGGAGATGGCGAGATGTGAGACGAGCAAGAACACCGAAAATTCGAAGTGTAGAAAGGTTCGAAGGAGAAGAACCGTACGGTATTTTAGGAAATAGCACCGAAGGGAAAAATGCTCAGACAGtttgcttttcttttctttgggGTATTTCGTTGCGTTTTAGGTTGGTTTTATATTGGTTACCGGCGAAGGATGAGTAGACCGGGTGTAGCCGGTAACAGATATTGGCGGGAGTTTCTTGTGTTCGGGCTTGCTTTCATTTTAATAATTGGGCTTATTGATGAATGCGTCTATTGGGGCCAAGCCCGTATAGTTCATTCAAAATCGAGTTGATGTTTGTAAATATTTCATTACATTCAATATACACATACAAAGAAAATATATGTCTTGGTTTTGAGCATACTCACTTATTTTTCTGGTTTATGTTTAGCTGACTAGATTGGGTGAACAAAACTAGTCAAATTTATCTCAACTTAACCGAGATGCTGACAATTTTTTATCTTGAAAAACACAAGGAAACAACCAACCATGTGAAGTTTTATGGAAAAGTGATTTAACACATTCAATAATACCAGAACAAATATCTCATTCATTTCATATAGCTAAGGTTAGCGACGATGAAAATTTGCAGAAACTTCTCAAAATTCATATGTAATGGATCAGGCAACATCACACTTGTACTATATAGTGCCGGAAGCACTTGACAGTTGACATGAAATCATGTGCTCGCTAGAACGATGTTACATTTTCAGCATCCAGACTCTTGAGTGACAGAAAGCTCGAGTTGTGAGTTATGGCCTCGATACAACCATTCTGGTCCTGAATAACCACTTCAAGTTTGTGACAAGTTTTGGTCTTGCTGCTGAAATAGAACAGGGAGTTGATGTTCCGGTTAAGCAAGATGTCACCGTCTTTAAAAACTTTCATGGCGTAAACTGAATCACAATATAGACCAGCAAAGCCTAGCGCTTCCTCGATGACAAATTGTTTAGTCCAAGATTTCCCCACCCCATATTCCTTCATCACCCATATAACAATGATATCTGCATCTTGCGAGCTACTGTCGACAAAACATAAGCAATCATCCAAAATTCCCAAGGTTCCAAGAGCCGGTGAATCTAGGGACGGCGGAGGTGGAGGAAAGGGCTTAAAAGACTCAGCTTCAAGATCGAAACAGTAAATTGACGAATTGGTGGAGTAGAGAAAATCTTGTAAAAACCCATGAAGATTTCCATTGAGGAACAAGCTGAAGGAAATGCTTGAATAACCAACTGGCGCGTCTGGAATTTTTCTCCATGACCTTGTTCCCACGGTGTGTACCAAACACTCGTACTTTTTAAAGCTCGAGCATGGCCCTTCCTCGAAATCGTATGAATGCCTACGAACATTCCTAAGCACCTTGTATTGGCCACTAGTCATGCTTACCCCAAATCCATACTCACCAATGCTGGGATATTCGACAATCTCATCAATCCAGGGAAGAGCAATATACTCACGGGTGATCGGATTACATATATATAGAGCATCATACAATTTGCTTCTATAGTCCTGCAGGCAAAGCAAACCATTAACTGAACCCCAAATCCATGAACTGGCATCTGAGACGCAACCAGACAGATTGGGGTCAAATTTCAATACTGGATTGTAGTGAAGATTGTGGTGTTCAAGCTCAAATGCATcttcaaattcaaatatttggCTTAAATTTCCGCTCGCGCCAGATTGATTGATAAGTAGACCAGGGGTTGATAAAGAAAGGTGGGATGTGGCAAACTCAGGAGTTGAGAGTAGGTCGAGTAATTGCTTGCAAGCACATTTGCAGCTTATGATGGCTCGTATGGAAAGTCTTGAGAGAATATTGATAATGATCTCTGATGGTAGATTAATCAAGAATGGCCTTCCAGCCATTCTTGGATTCATTTTCCAGCTAATACTTGTATATCTATCAATAGGAATGACATTGGGGTTCTTCCATCGATTCTTTTAGCTTGTTTAAGGCCACGCAGTACGCCTCCTGCAATTAAGATTCGTTAAAAAGTTCCCTCGAGAGTCGATATTTATATATAGAGAATGATTTACATAATATACTAACAGTATAggcttaaaattaaataactaaaatatatattcataGAAACCATGAAAAAATTGGTACATTGTGTTCTTGATTTTACCATAAACTGGTCGAACTCCGACTGAAGAGAAATTTCAAGCTGTTTTTTTTATGGGATATTATTGGATCAGTAACATGGTGAATGCCATCCTAGTTGCAACAATGGTGCAGCACATATAAGTCTTCCTGATAAAAACATATTGATCGCAAAGCAACCAAGAAAATCAACCAAAACCTTCAAGAAATCCATCGTGATTGCATCCTAAGGGATCACAAATCAACATAAACAAAAACGAAGAAGGCCCTTTTTCATTTTTCGCCGgcatttttttctttctttcttcttttttttttagaggGGAGGGGATGGAAGGGGTTAAGAATCATACATAGTGAATTAACATTCAAAAGCATAAATAATTATAGGAGGTAGGCTACCACCATTTCCGACCCATAGATACTTACAATTTACAAATGGATGCTGGACGATTCTGATATCTGACGATGGTCGAATATCAGAACGCCGCGAGGAAGACGGCGGTTGTGGTGGTGAGTTTGAAGCGAAATGGCGGACGGGTGTTGACGGCGGCGGCCACTCTGGTGTCGATAATTGCTGCGGAAACCTAGTCCATACTTGAAGTTGATGCGAGTAATTGCACACTTTTAATCTTTATATGATTTTGATATAGATCATGAGatagaaaattatattttttatcttgtattttgtttaatttttttatttttggtcttaTGAAcagtaaatttaattttttaatcgtgtaaattgtatatttttttgtcaTGTTTATAGTTTTGTTAAAAGTAAATTCACATTGTAATCATGTAATTtatattcttttttatttttagtcatgtTAAATATGAATTTACACTTTTAGTTATTTAACTTACACGTTTTTCACTTTTGGTTTTATCAATGATACATTTGTAATTTTAGTCTTATAATtaaattctttttttatttttagtcgtATTAATGatgaatttacatttttttaattctataaattgcatgatttttttcattttttttacccATGTCTGTCGTATTTTCTACCAAgtgataatataaaaaaataacgaCACGCAAGTTGTCTTCCAAAATTCTATGtcgtttgattttgggtaattTCTTTCGGTTAGGTTTTAGATATATATAATCCGATATTTAAACTGTTTTTCTTCGATTCTGTTTTGTTTTCTATAAAAAGAGTTTTGTTATTTCAATTTTCTTTATTCGGTCTCGATAGTTATTTAACTAgtaatgaaaatatttttaaaatataacatattataatttacataattttttagtaacatttttaaaatctaaatgaattaaataacttCGATGTTAATATCCGTTGGAGGTGGAGGCAGCCTACCTCCTGGTAATTGCAttgcaaaacaaattttttttgattggaAAATATCAGAATTTAATTGAatgtttttatatatacaaaatatcaaatatatcaaGTAAATTTatatcttattttttaaaatgacattaattttgtgattttttggGTTCTTTTATTTACGAAAATCTCACTTACCTATAAAATTGATATGTTTGTTGCGTTTTAGTGACTGTTTATATATGAAAACACTATATTATTATTGACAACTAAATCCAAtataaaatggaaaaaaaaacaatcaacCTTCGGATTGGTTCAACGCTAGGGTAAAACTTTATGGGAGAGAGTTCCATAACTCCATTGACAACTAGATAGAAGGGAGAATGCCATGATAAAAGAGTTCTTTACGAACATACTAGAAGACATAGTTGATTAGATCCATAGTCTGCAAAATATCTTCGATTAAAAAAAGAATGAGATAAAAAAGGGAGTGAAATGATGATGAT
Proteins encoded:
- the LOC140883736 gene encoding F-box protein At3g07870-like; translated protein: MNPRMAGRPFLINLPSEIIINILSRLSIRAIISCKCACKQLLDLLSTPEFATSHLSLSTPGLLINQSGASGNLSQIFEFEDAFELEHHNLHYNPVLKFDPNLSGCVSDASSWIWGSVNGLLCLQDYRSKLYDALYICNPITREYIALPWIDEIVEYPSIGEYGFGVSMTSGQYKVLRNVRRHSYDFEEGPCSSFKKYECLVHTVGTRSWRKIPDAPVGYSSISFSLFLNGNLHGFLQDFLYSTNSSIYCFDLEAESFKPFPPPPPSLDSPALGTLGILDDCLCFVDSSSQDADIIVIWVMKEYGVGKSWTKQFVIEEALGFAGLYCDSVYAMKVFKDGDILLNRNINSLFYFSSKTKTCHKLEVVIQDQNGCIEAITHNSSFLSLKSLDAENVTSF